Proteins encoded by one window of Bacteroidota bacterium:
- a CDS encoding tetratricopeptide repeat protein, producing the protein MSFFLFCSWCFAGHSKIDSLQTILKTAKEDTNKVTILNELCRQLWQKGQYDTAYIHAENAKRLSEKINFKTGLADAYNNMGTICKSKGDYKEAIKYHLLALQIRKEIGNKKGIAASYNSIGLVYSHEGNYPDALKNYFLSLKIKEEILQNAEHIKNAGDIYAGKRGIGTTYNNIGGIYAREGEYSQALNYFSQSLQVRQEIADKQGIADCYHNLGSVYQNLKNDSEALENYSRALKMFMEIEDKDGIAMCYDNMGIIYKNQGKTADALTNYLHSLNINQDIGSKQGMAAASINIGVVLTIEKKYIESQNYLDKGLKLANEIGEKEFIKEAYSGLSDLSAAKGDFKSAYDYHQKYSQIKDSILNEESSKQIAEMQTKYETEKKEQQITLLNKDKELQDAQLNRQKIVIWSVAGGFLIVLVLSLFIYKERRKSEKLLLNILPAETAKELKAKGKASPKYYESVTVMFTDFKGFTTIAEKLSAEELVSELDFLFKKFDEIISRYNIEKIKTIGDAYMCASGLPLPNENHAEEIVKAALEIQNFMKSLELGVRSSETNTNHPTPNSSLHSLRIGIHSGPVTAGVVGDKKFAYDIWGDTVNTASRMESSGEPGKINISGATYQILQGFENLEGLEFKFRGKIPAKNKGEIEMYFVENKV; encoded by the coding sequence ATGTCTTTTTTTCTTTTCTGCTCCTGGTGCTTTGCAGGGCATAGCAAAATAGATTCTTTACAAACTATTTTGAAAACTGCAAAAGAAGACACGAACAAAGTAACTATCCTTAACGAACTATGCAGGCAATTATGGCAAAAAGGACAGTACGACACTGCGTACATACATGCTGAGAACGCAAAACGGCTTTCCGAAAAAATAAATTTCAAAACAGGTCTTGCCGATGCTTACAACAACATGGGCACCATCTGTAAAAGCAAAGGCGATTATAAAGAGGCGATTAAATACCATCTTCTTGCATTACAAATCAGAAAAGAAATTGGTAATAAAAAGGGAATTGCTGCTTCCTATAACAGTATCGGGCTGGTTTATTCACACGAAGGAAATTACCCCGATGCACTTAAAAATTATTTTCTCTCTTTGAAAATAAAAGAAGAAATTTTACAAAATGCAGAGCATATTAAAAATGCCGGTGATATATATGCCGGCAAAAGAGGAATCGGAACTACATATAATAACATTGGAGGCATTTATGCACGTGAAGGCGAATATTCGCAGGCGCTGAACTATTTTTCACAGTCCTTGCAGGTCAGGCAGGAGATTGCGGATAAGCAAGGAATTGCCGATTGCTACCACAATCTCGGCAGCGTTTACCAGAATCTGAAAAATGATTCGGAAGCATTAGAAAATTATTCGCGCGCGCTAAAAATGTTTATGGAAATCGAAGACAAGGACGGCATAGCCATGTGTTATGATAATATGGGCATCATTTACAAAAACCAAGGCAAAACAGCAGATGCCCTCACCAATTATTTGCACTCTTTGAATATAAACCAAGACATCGGCAGCAAACAAGGCATGGCTGCTGCTTCTATTAACATTGGTGTAGTTCTGACGATAGAAAAAAAATATATAGAGTCGCAAAACTATTTAGATAAAGGATTAAAATTAGCCAATGAAATAGGAGAAAAAGAGTTTATTAAAGAAGCATATAGCGGTTTATCCGATTTATCCGCAGCCAAAGGCGATTTCAAATCCGCCTATGATTATCACCAAAAATATTCGCAGATAAAAGATTCCATACTCAACGAAGAATCCTCCAAGCAAATTGCCGAAATGCAAACAAAGTATGAAACCGAAAAAAAAGAACAGCAGATTACTTTATTAAATAAGGATAAAGAATTACAAGATGCGCAACTGAACCGACAGAAGATTGTGATTTGGTCGGTTGCCGGAGGATTTTTAATTGTGCTTGTGCTTTCTTTGTTCATATATAAGGAAAGAAGGAAAAGCGAAAAACTTTTGCTGAACATTTTACCTGCCGAAACTGCGAAAGAATTAAAAGCGAAAGGCAAGGCATCTCCAAAATATTATGAGAGCGTAACCGTAATGTTCACCGACTTCAAAGGGTTCACCACCATTGCAGAAAAATTATCTGCCGAAGAATTGGTTTCAGAATTGGATTTTCTTTTCAAAAAGTTTGATGAAATCATTTCCAGATATAACATTGAAAAAATAAAAACAATTGGTGATGCCTACATGTGCGCCAGCGGGTTGCCTCTTCCAAATGAAAATCATGCAGAAGAAATTGTGAAAGCGGCATTGGAGATTCAGAATTTTATGAAAAGTTTGGAGTTGGGGGTTCGGAGTTCGGAGACAAATACAAATCACCCAACTCCCAACTCCTCACTCCACTCTTTGAGAATTGGTATTCACAGCGGTCCCGTTACCGCAGGAGTGGTGGGCGATAAAAAATTTGCCTATGACATCTGGGGAGATACGGTGAATACCGCTTCGCGAATGGAATCATCAGGCGAACCGGGAAAAATAAATATTTCAGGAGCAACTTACCAAATCCTTCAAGGTTTTGAAAACCTTGAAGGATTAGAATTCAAGTTTCGCGGAAAAATCCCTGCCAAGAACAAAGGAGAAATTGAAATGTATTTTGTGGAAAATAAAGTGTAA
- a CDS encoding Nif3-like dinuclear metal center hexameric protein: MKIKTITQCLESIAPLSLQEEYDNSGLLIGNEENEISGVLIALDCTEEVLDEAVKKNCNLIIAHHPIIFKGLKKITGRNYVERVVEKAIKNNISIYAIHTNLDNVSVGVNKKICDKLGLTNCKILLPTFPLNKGGALRIAEAGDVGSGMIGTLKNPSTEISFLNKIKRVMKAKSLRHTSLPGKKVSKVAVCGGSGSFLLDEAIKQKVDVFVTADFKYHQFFDAENKIVIADIGHYESEQFTKELLRDMLIEKFSIFATRFKKGEKKISLFISAINTNPINYL; encoded by the coding sequence ATGAAAATTAAAACAATCACTCAGTGTTTAGAATCCATCGCACCACTTTCTTTACAGGAAGAATATGATAATTCCGGTTTGCTCATCGGCAATGAAGAAAATGAAATCAGCGGTGTTCTCATCGCGCTCGATTGCACGGAAGAAGTTTTAGACGAAGCCGTCAAAAAAAATTGCAATCTCATTATTGCTCATCACCCAATTATTTTCAAAGGACTAAAAAAAATTACAGGAAGAAATTATGTGGAGAGAGTTGTGGAGAAAGCAATCAAGAATAATATTTCCATTTACGCCATTCACACTAATCTTGATAATGTTTCGGTTGGCGTGAATAAAAAGATTTGTGATAAACTTGGTTTGACGAATTGCAAAATCTTACTTCCCACATTCCCCCTTAATAAAGGGGGCGCACTCCGCATAGCGGAGGCGGGGGATGTTGGTTCAGGAATGATTGGCACATTAAAAAATCCTTCCACAGAAATTTCTTTTCTCAACAAAATAAAACGAGTGATGAAAGCAAAATCACTTCGTCATACTTCTTTGCCTGGAAAAAAAGTTTCCAAAGTTGCCGTCTGCGGTGGCTCGGGAAGTTTTCTTTTGGATGAAGCAATTAAACAAAAAGTAGATGTTTTTGTGACTGCCGATTTCAAATATCATCAGTTCTTTGATGCCGAAAATAAAATCGTAATTGCCGACATCGGGCACTATGAAAGCGAGCAGTTTACAAAGGAATTATTGCGCGATATGCTGATAGAAAAATTTTCTATATTCGCAACCCGTTTTAAGAAGGGAGAGAAGAAAATTTCTCTTTTTATTTCGGCAATAAACACGAATCCAATTAACTATTTATAA
- the typA gene encoding translational GTPase TypA, which translates to MQKIRNIAIIAHVDHGKTTLVDKILHTCQLFRENQQTGELILDNNDLERERGITILAKNVSVNYKDTKINIIDTPGHADFGGEVERVLNMADGVLLLVDAFEGPMPQTRFVLQKALEQGLKAIVVINKVDKPNCRPDEVHDAVFELFFNLNANEEQLNFATVYGSSKQGWMGKDWKTPLKDILFLLDSIIEHIPSAPVREGTLQLQITSLDYSSFIGRIAVGRVFRGEIKENMPVSLVKRDGKIMKSCVRELFIFEGLGKKKIFSVKAGDICAFTGIEGFEIGDTIADFENPEGLKPIAIDEPTMSMLFTINNSPFFGKDGKFVTSRHLKERLERELEKNLAMRMEETGSPDSYIVYGRGILHLSILIETMRREGYELQVGQPKVIIKEIDGVKHEPIEVLTVNTPQECSGKVIEFVSQRKGEMLVMEPKGDLIHMEFDIPSRGLIGLRNAILTATAGEAIMAHRFKSFEPWKGNIPGRISGVLISKEKGVAVAFSMNKLQDRGSFFVEPGDEVYTGQIVGQHIRPDDLVINICTEKKLTNMRATGSEEKMTIAPKTKFSLEEAMEYIQKDEYVEVTPKHIRMRKIHLDENERKRKEKQVEAN; encoded by the coding sequence ATGCAGAAGATTCGAAACATTGCCATTATCGCGCACGTTGACCATGGAAAAACCACGCTTGTAGATAAAATTCTTCACACCTGCCAGCTCTTTAGAGAGAACCAGCAAACCGGGGAACTCATTCTTGACAACAATGATTTGGAACGCGAGCGCGGAATTACTATTCTCGCAAAAAATGTTTCTGTAAATTACAAAGACACCAAAATAAATATCATTGACACGCCCGGTCACGCGGATTTTGGCGGAGAAGTGGAACGTGTGCTTAACATGGCGGATGGAGTTTTACTTTTAGTGGATGCTTTCGAAGGACCGATGCCGCAAACAAGATTCGTTCTGCAAAAAGCGCTCGAGCAGGGATTGAAAGCAATTGTTGTAATTAATAAGGTAGACAAACCGAATTGCCGTCCCGATGAAGTGCACGATGCGGTGTTCGAACTTTTTTTCAACCTCAACGCGAACGAAGAGCAATTAAATTTTGCAACTGTGTATGGCTCTTCCAAACAAGGTTGGATGGGAAAAGATTGGAAAACTCCTTTGAAAGATATTTTATTTCTTCTCGATTCAATCATCGAACATATTCCTTCCGCGCCCGTGCGCGAAGGAACTTTGCAATTGCAAATCACTTCGCTCGATTATTCTTCTTTCATAGGAAGAATTGCAGTAGGAAGAGTTTTTCGCGGAGAGATAAAAGAAAACATGCCCGTTTCGCTGGTGAAGCGCGATGGAAAAATTATGAAGTCGTGCGTGCGCGAACTTTTTATTTTCGAAGGGCTGGGTAAAAAGAAAATTTTTTCTGTAAAAGCGGGAGACATCTGCGCTTTCACGGGCATTGAAGGTTTTGAAATCGGAGATACGATTGCCGATTTTGAAAATCCGGAAGGACTAAAACCCATCGCGATTGACGAGCCCACGATGAGCATGCTCTTTACAATAAATAATTCTCCCTTCTTCGGCAAGGACGGAAAATTTGTTACATCACGGCATTTGAAAGAAAGATTGGAACGCGAACTGGAAAAAAATCTTGCTATGCGAATGGAAGAAACCGGCTCGCCTGATTCCTACATTGTTTACGGCAGGGGAATTCTTCATCTCTCTATTCTGATTGAAACAATGCGCAGAGAAGGATACGAACTGCAAGTCGGGCAGCCGAAAGTCATCATCAAAGAAATTGACGGAGTGAAACACGAGCCCATCGAAGTTCTCACCGTGAATACTCCGCAGGAATGTTCGGGAAAAGTAATTGAGTTTGTGAGCCAGCGCAAAGGCGAAATGCTTGTGATGGAACCCAAGGGAGATTTAATTCACATGGAGTTTGACATTCCATCGCGCGGGCTGATTGGTTTGAGAAACGCAATTCTCACTGCCACCGCGGGAGAAGCCATCATGGCGCATCGCTTCAAATCATTTGAGCCGTGGAAAGGAAATATTCCCGGAAGAATTTCAGGAGTGCTCATCTCAAAAGAAAAAGGAGTTGCCGTTGCATTTTCAATGAACAAGCTGCAAGACAGGGGAAGTTTTTTTGTAGAGCCGGGCGATGAAGTTTACACGGGACAAATTGTTGGGCAGCATATTCGTCCCGATGATTTGGTAATTAATATCTGCACGGAAAAAAAACTCACCAACATGCGCGCAACCGGTTCGGAAGAAAAAATGACGATTGCTCCCAAAACCAAATTCTCCCTTGAAGAAGCCATGGAATATATTCAGAAGGATGAATACGTGGAAGTAACTCCCAAACATATTCGCATGCGGAAAATTCATCTGGATGAAAATGAAAGAAAGCGAAAAGAAAAGCAGGTAGAAGCAAATTAG
- a CDS encoding tetratricopeptide repeat protein, producing MVVVFSHAQQKKLDSLFSAFKVSKEDTGKIKLLNSISMILLKNNPDTTIILSGQAKKLGDELLPSANEKTQIVLQKNIALACTNIGLAYTHLGNHNKSEHYLHEALKQFERMIENRNPTVSLEGKTGKASVYNNLGSIFLVEANYEKAIEQYFNALKMYEQIEDKKGTASVMNNIGNVFYKQGNLAGASDYFQKSYELKKEIGDKKGMAHTLSNLANIYADQKKYDKAIEYYQSALKAEEEIDDKRGVAGDMSNIGNIYADQKKYDKALEYYIKAKKIKEEVDDKYGLAQLLNSIGSLYFHRHQYNEAIQNQLQALSLSREINAMEVVQSSYKGLSEIYSETKNFTLAYEYHQKYSEVKDSILNEESSKQIAEMQTKYETEKKEQQITLLNKDKELQDAQLNRQKIVIWSVVGGFLIVLILSIFIFRERKKSEKLLLNILPAETAKELKAKGKASPKYYESVTVMFTDFKGFTTIAEKLSAEELVSELDFLFKKFDEIISRYNIEKIKTIGDAYMCASGLPTANSNHAEEIVKAGIEIQNWMQEQNGKWSLRMGIHSGPVTAGVVGDKKFAYDIWGDTVNTASRMESSGEAGKINISGATYQILQGFENLEGLEFKFRGKIPAKNKGEIEMYFIEKI from the coding sequence ATGGTTGTAGTTTTTTCTCACGCCCAACAAAAAAAACTCGATTCCCTTTTTTCTGCTTTTAAAGTTTCAAAAGAAGATACAGGAAAAATTAAACTTCTGAATTCCATTTCAATGATTCTTCTTAAGAATAATCCCGATACAACCATTATTCTTTCTGGGCAGGCAAAAAAACTTGGCGATGAACTTCTTCCCTCGGCAAATGAAAAAACGCAAATTGTTCTTCAAAAAAATATTGCACTGGCGTGTACCAACATTGGTCTTGCTTACACCCATTTGGGAAACCACAATAAGAGCGAACACTATTTACATGAAGCGTTGAAACAATTTGAACGGATGATTGAAAATCGTAACCCAACTGTTTCGCTGGAAGGCAAAACCGGAAAAGCAAGTGTATATAATAATTTGGGAAGTATTTTTCTGGTAGAAGCCAACTACGAAAAAGCAATTGAACAATATTTCAATGCGCTTAAAATGTATGAGCAGATTGAAGATAAAAAAGGAACCGCCAGTGTGATGAATAATATCGGAAATGTTTTTTACAAGCAGGGCAATCTTGCAGGTGCATCCGATTATTTTCAAAAATCATACGAGTTAAAAAAAGAAATCGGTGACAAAAAAGGAATGGCGCATACATTGAGCAATCTTGCGAATATTTATGCCGACCAAAAAAAATATGATAAAGCAATTGAATATTACCAATCCGCTTTAAAAGCAGAAGAAGAAATAGACGATAAGCGTGGAGTTGCCGGAGACATGAGCAATATTGGAAATATTTATGCCGACCAAAAAAAATATGATAAAGCATTGGAATATTATATCAAAGCAAAAAAAATAAAAGAAGAAGTAGACGACAAATATGGCTTGGCTCAATTGCTGAACAGTATCGGCAGCCTGTATTTTCATCGTCATCAATATAATGAAGCAATCCAAAATCAACTGCAGGCGCTTTCATTGTCACGCGAAATTAATGCTATGGAAGTTGTGCAAAGTTCCTATAAAGGCCTTTCCGAAATTTATTCTGAAACAAAAAACTTTACACTTGCTTATGAGTATCACCAAAAATATTCTGAAGTAAAAGATTCCATTCTCAACGAAGAATCCTCCAAGCAAATTGCCGAAATGCAAACAAAGTATGAAACCGAAAAAAAAGAACAACAAATTACTTTATTAAATAAGGATAAAGAATTACAAGATGCGCAACTGAACCGACAGAAGATTGTGATTTGGTCGGTTGTCGGAGGATTTTTAATTGTGTTGATACTTTCCATTTTTATTTTTCGTGAGAGAAAGAAATCAGAAAAACTTTTGCTGAACATTTTACCTGCCGAAACTGCGAAAGAATTAAAAGCGAAAGGCAAGGCATCTCCAAAATATTATGAGAGCGTAACCGTAATGTTCACCGACTTCAAAGGATTCACAACCATTGCCGAAAAACTTTCTGCCGAAGAATTGGTTTCAGAATTAGATTTTCTTTTTAAAAAGTTCGATGAAATAATTTCCAGATACAACATAGAAAAAATCAAAACCATCGGAGATGCCTATATGTGCGCGAGCGGATTACCAACCGCCAATTCAAATCACGCTGAAGAAATTGTAAAAGCCGGAATTGAAATCCAAAACTGGATGCAAGAACAGAATGGAAAGTGGAGTTTGCGAATGGGAATTCATTCCGGACCGGTCACCGCAGGAGTGGTGGGCGATAAAAAATTCGCTTATGATATTTGGGGAGACACAGTAAATACCGCTTCAAGAATGGAATCATCGGGCGAAGCTGGAAAAATAAATATTTCAGGAGCAACTTACCAAATCCTTCAAGGTTTTGAAAACCTTGAAGGATTAGAATTCAAGTTTCGCGGAAAAATTCCTGCCAAGAACAAAGGAGAAATTGAAATGTACTTCATAGAGAAAATTTAA
- a CDS encoding purine-nucleoside phosphorylase yields MSLEQIKSTEEFIKKQVAPVLKGEPSVGIILGTGLGGLVKEIEILHTIPYEKIPNMPVSTVEGHSGKLIFGNLGGKKVVAMQGRFHYYEGYSMQQVIFPVRVMKFLGIKNLFVSNASGGVNPDFSIGDLMIITDHINLMPNPLIGKNENELGVRFPDMSEAYDKNLIAKAKEVAKKNNIKVQQGVYVGLTGPTLETPAEYKYARIIGGDAVGMSTVPEVIAAHHMNIPVFAMSIITDVGVEGRIMNTTHEDVQRAAEKAEPLMTKIMKEMVGML; encoded by the coding sequence ATGTCATTAGAACAAATCAAAAGCACAGAGGAGTTCATTAAGAAACAAGTTGCCCCGGTACTAAAGGGAGAACCCAGTGTGGGAATTATTTTGGGAACAGGTCTTGGCGGATTAGTGAAAGAAATAGAAATTCTTCACACAATTCCCTATGAAAAAATTCCTAACATGCCCGTTTCAACAGTAGAAGGACATTCAGGAAAATTAATTTTCGGAAATCTGGGAGGAAAAAAAGTGGTTGCCATGCAAGGGCGGTTTCATTATTACGAAGGATATTCTATGCAGCAGGTAATTTTTCCGGTTCGCGTGATGAAATTTCTCGGCATAAAAAATTTATTCGTGAGCAATGCGAGCGGAGGAGTAAATCCGGATTTTTCAATTGGCGACTTGATGATTATCACCGACCACATCAACCTGATGCCTAATCCGCTCATCGGGAAAAACGAAAATGAACTGGGTGTTCGCTTTCCCGATATGAGCGAAGCATACGATAAAAATTTAATCGCGAAAGCAAAAGAAGTTGCGAAAAAAAATAATATCAAAGTGCAGCAGGGAGTTTATGTGGGATTAACAGGACCAACTTTAGAAACTCCTGCTGAATATAAATATGCGCGCATTATCGGAGGAGATGCCGTGGGCATGAGCACCGTGCCCGAAGTAATTGCCGCGCATCACATGAACATTCCCGTTTTTGCCATGAGCATCATCACCGATGTAGGCGTGGAAGGAAGAATAATGAACACTACTCACGAAGACGTGCAACGCGCTGCCGAAAAAGCCGAGCCGCTTATGACAAAAATCATGAAAGAGATGGTCGGAATGCTGTAA
- a CDS encoding tetratricopeptide repeat protein: MRTIDSLLQVLEKINADTAKVKMMNNISWEYRTVNPLKSLEYARQALQLAQKINFKKGQASSYNSIGATNWQQGDYVSALNNYIKSVKIREELGDKNGIAASYSNIGSIYYSQGNNTLALENYFKSLKIKEEIKDSSGMAHSYVKIGAVYHEQKNYSKALDNFSAALKIFETVNDKAGIDMSYGNMGVVYKEQGNFSLALEYQLKALMIRKELGDKNTLSDSYINIGDLYEEQNKHADAIKYFNKALDIDKEIGDQDGMKHVYDGLSISYAKQNDFKSAYEYHKKYSDVKDSMLNEESSKQIAEMQTKYETEKKEQQIILLNKDKELQDAQLNRQKIVIWSVAGGFLIVLILSIFIFRERKKSEKLLLNILPAETAKELKSKGKASPKYYESVTVMFTDFKGFTTIAEKLSVEELVSELDFLFKKFDEIISKYNIEKIKTIGDAYMCVSGLPTPNANHAEEIVKAGLEIQNWMIEQNGKWKLRIGIHSGSVTAGVVGDKKFAYDIWGDTVNVASRMESSGEAGKINISGATYELVKNSPLTKGDKGGCQFTHRGKIPAKNKGEIEMYFVQRTPYGVERI, from the coding sequence ATGAGAACGATTGATAGTTTATTGCAAGTCCTTGAGAAAATAAATGCAGATACTGCAAAAGTAAAGATGATGAATAATATTTCATGGGAATACCGTACAGTGAATCCTCTGAAATCCCTTGAGTATGCAAGACAAGCGCTGCAACTTGCGCAAAAAATAAATTTCAAGAAAGGGCAAGCCAGCAGCTATAACAGTATTGGCGCTACCAATTGGCAGCAGGGAGATTATGTGTCTGCGTTGAATAATTATATTAAGTCCGTAAAAATCCGAGAGGAGTTAGGTGATAAAAACGGGATTGCTGCCAGCTACAGCAATATAGGAAGCATTTATTATTCTCAGGGAAATAATACTCTTGCGCTTGAAAATTATTTTAAATCCTTAAAAATAAAAGAAGAGATAAAAGACAGTTCGGGCATGGCGCACAGTTATGTTAAAATAGGCGCTGTTTACCACGAACAAAAAAATTATTCGAAGGCATTGGATAATTTTTCAGCCGCATTGAAAATTTTTGAAACCGTAAACGATAAAGCAGGAATAGATATGAGTTATGGAAATATGGGAGTAGTGTATAAAGAGCAGGGAAATTTTTCCCTTGCATTGGAATATCAATTAAAAGCATTAATGATAAGAAAAGAACTTGGCGATAAAAATACTTTGTCGGATTCTTATATTAACATCGGAGACCTTTATGAAGAGCAAAACAAACATGCAGATGCAATTAAGTATTTTAATAAAGCATTGGACATTGATAAAGAAATTGGCGATCAAGATGGAATGAAACATGTTTATGACGGACTGTCTATATCATACGCGAAACAAAATGATTTTAAATCCGCTTACGAATACCACAAAAAATATTCTGATGTAAAAGATTCCATGCTGAATGAAGAATCTTCCAAGCAGATAGCCGAAATGCAAACCAAATACGAAACCGAGAAGAAAGAGCAGCAGATAATTTTATTGAACAAAGACAAAGAACTGCAGGATGCGCAACTGAACCGACAGAAGATTGTGATTTGGTCGGTTGCCGGAGGATTTTTAATTGTGTTGATACTTTCCATTTTTATTTTTCGTGAGAGAAAGAAATCAGAAAAACTTTTATTGAATATTCTTCCAGCTGAAACCGCAAAGGAATTAAAATCAAAAGGTAAAGCTTCTCCGAAATATTATGAAAGTGTAACCGTAATGTTCACCGACTTCAAAGGATTCACAACCATTGCAGAAAAATTATCTGTCGAAGAATTAGTTTCGGAATTGGATTTTCTTTTCAAAAAGTTCGATGAGATAATTTCAAAATACAACATTGAAAAAATAAAAACAATCGGAGATGCGTACATGTGCGTAAGCGGATTGCCAACTCCGAATGCAAATCATGCAGAAGAAATTGTGAAAGCGGGATTAGAAATCCAAAATTGGATGATTGAACAAAATGGAAAATGGAAATTGAGAATTGGAATTCACAGCGGTTCTGTCACCGCAGGAGTGGTAGGCGATAAAAAATTCGCTTACGACATCTGGGGAGACACGGTGAACGTTGCATCGCGCATGGAGTCATCGGGCGAAGCGGGAAAAATAAATATTTCGGGAGCAACATACGAACTCGTAAAAAATTCCCCCTTAACAAAGGGGGATAAAGGGGGTTGTCAATTCACCCACCGCGGAAAAATTCCTGCAAAGAACAAAGGAGAAATTGAAATGTATTTTGTCCAAAGGACTCCTTACGGAGTGGAAAGGATATGA
- the lpxK gene encoding tetraacyldisaccharide 4'-kinase, which produces MNFLRLLLFPFAMLYGIVIFFRNLFYDFGIFPSQEFERGVIVIGNLSAGGTGKSPMTEYLIRLLKENFSVATLSRGYKRHTKGFLVADTNSSSFQIGDEPLQFKKKFTDVIVSVDENRKHGIKKLFAQFPELKSILLDDAFQHRRVKAGLSILLTDYGKMYYDDFLLPVGTLREWRAGKKRADIIVVTKCPDTLSPVEKRIIHKKINPEAHQHVFFSHINYGEPVSVFGTSTISLDTNLTCILLAGISNPKPLENFLKEKAGNIIPVNYPDHHQYSLVEVMQLIEKFNGISSANKIIITTEKDAMRLDQPGFMEVLNKLPLYYIPIEITFDEKEKEEFNKLITDYVIRTNQKHRGVH; this is translated from the coding sequence ATGAATTTCCTCCGCCTTTTATTATTCCCGTTTGCAATGCTTTACGGCATTGTAATTTTTTTCCGCAACCTGTTTTATGACTTCGGAATTTTTCCTTCACAGGAATTTGAAAGAGGAGTAATTGTAATCGGAAATCTTTCGGCAGGCGGAACCGGCAAATCTCCGATGACAGAATATTTGATTCGACTGCTAAAAGAAAATTTTTCTGTTGCCACACTCAGCAGAGGATATAAGCGCCACACGAAAGGATTTTTAGTTGCCGACACTAATTCAAGCTCTTTTCAAATCGGAGATGAACCGCTGCAATTCAAAAAAAAATTCACCGATGTAATTGTTTCCGTAGATGAAAACAGAAAGCACGGAATAAAAAAACTTTTCGCACAGTTTCCCGAACTCAAATCAATTTTGCTGGATGATGCTTTTCAGCACCGCAGAGTGAAAGCCGGGCTTTCCATTTTACTTACCGATTACGGAAAAATGTATTACGATGATTTTCTTTTGCCTGTGGGAACCTTGCGCGAATGGCGCGCGGGAAAAAAACGCGCAGATATAATTGTAGTTACAAAATGTCCTGATACTCTTTCTCCGGTTGAAAAAAGAATCATTCATAAAAAAATAAATCCTGAGGCGCATCAGCATGTTTTTTTTTCGCACATCAACTACGGAGAACCGGTATCCGTTTTCGGAACATCAACTATTTCCCTTGATACTAATCTTACTTGTATTTTACTTGCAGGAATCTCTAATCCAAAACCGCTGGAAAATTTTTTGAAAGAAAAAGCAGGAAATATTATTCCGGTTAATTATCCCGACCATCATCAATATTCACTGGTGGAAGTAATGCAACTCATAGAAAAATTCAACGGCATTTCTTCTGCAAACAAAATAATTATTACTACTGAAAAAGATGCCATGCGGCTCGATCAACCGGGATTTATGGAAGTGCTGAACAAACTTCCTTTATATTATATTCCCATAGAAATTACCTTTGATGAAAAAGAAAAAGAAGAGTTCAATAAACTAATAACGGATTATGTCATTAGAACAAATCAAAAGCACAGAGGAGTTCATTAA